The following proteins are encoded in a genomic region of Dokdonia donghaensis DSW-1:
- the hflX gene encoding GTPase HflX: MLEVEKIEYEKCILVGLVTQKQTHEKMTEYLDELEFLAYTAGAEVLKRFSQKLERPNPKTFIGTGKMEDVAAYVEQHDVGTVIFDDELTPGQQRNIEALLKCKIVDRTYLILDIFAQRAQTSYARTQVELAQYEYLLPRLVGLWTHLERQRGGIGMRGPGETEIETDRRIVRDRITLLKKKMKTIDKQMSTQRGNRGALVRVALVGYTNVGKSTLMNVISKSKVFAENKLFATLDTTVRKVVIGNLPFLLSDTVGFIRKLPTQLVDSFKSTLDEVREADLLLHVVDISHPQFEDHINAVNKILDEIKSMDKPTLMVFNKIDAYKAEAYDDDDLMVERTGAHYSLDEWKETWMSRTNGDAIFISALNKNNFDSFRKKVYERVREIHVTRFPYNEFLYPEYIDQYGQEEE, encoded by the coding sequence ATGCTGGAAGTTGAAAAAATAGAATATGAAAAGTGCATTCTTGTAGGGCTTGTAACCCAAAAACAAACGCACGAAAAAATGACAGAATACCTTGATGAGCTCGAGTTTCTGGCCTACACGGCAGGAGCAGAGGTTCTTAAGCGTTTTAGTCAAAAATTAGAACGTCCTAACCCTAAAACTTTTATAGGGACTGGTAAGATGGAAGATGTAGCTGCTTATGTAGAGCAGCACGATGTAGGTACAGTCATTTTTGACGACGAGCTTACACCGGGACAGCAGCGTAACATTGAGGCACTACTTAAGTGTAAGATTGTAGATCGTACATATCTCATACTAGATATTTTTGCACAACGAGCACAAACTAGTTATGCACGTACGCAAGTAGAACTTGCCCAGTATGAGTATCTCTTACCACGTCTAGTAGGTTTATGGACACACCTTGAGCGCCAGCGTGGAGGTATAGGTATGCGTGGTCCTGGAGAGACAGAAATTGAGACAGATAGACGTATCGTACGTGACCGCATCACCCTGCTCAAAAAGAAGATGAAAACCATAGACAAGCAAATGTCTACACAACGTGGTAACCGTGGTGCACTGGTGAGAGTAGCCCTTGTAGGATATACAAATGTGGGTAAAAGTACTCTTATGAATGTGATAAGCAAGAGTAAGGTGTTTGCCGAAAATAAACTCTTTGCAACCCTTGATACTACTGTGCGTAAGGTGGTAATAGGTAATTTACCATTCTTACTTTCAGACACCGTTGGGTTTATAAGAAAGTTACCTACACAACTAGTAGACTCTTTTAAGAGTACACTAGATGAGGTGCGCGAGGCAGACTTATTATTGCACGTGGTAGATATTTCACACCCACAGTTTGAAGATCATATTAATGCCGTAAATAAGATTCTTGATGAGATAAAAAGTATGGATAAACCCACGCTTATGGTCTTTAATAAAATTGATGCATATAAGGCAGAGGCTTATGATGATGATGATCTTATGGTAGAGCGCACCGGTGCTCACTACTCACTAGATGAGTGGAAGGAGACCTGGATGTCACGAACTAATGGTGATGCGATATTCATTTCGGCGCTTAATAAAAACAACTTTGATTCCTTTAGAAAGAAGGTATACGAGCGCGTGAGAGAGATACATGTAACACGTTTTCCATATAATGAGTTTTTATACCCAGAGTATATAGATCAATACGGACAAGAAGAGGAATAA
- a CDS encoding endonuclease has translation MEDTSASAKAQTKKIKCAIGFYNLENLFDTKNDPATLDDDFTPGGFKEWNSYKFDKKVKKLAKVISKIGKKETTTSPSLLGVAEVENKAVLKALIKTSKLDDEGYSIVHYDSPDERGIDVALLYKKKDFTVHKSEAVTLYLETEEGDRDYTRDILYVQGNLLGTEVHILVNHWPSRRRGANETSHKRIKAAQKNRELIDNLVVQNPEARVIIMGDFNDGPHSESIKKHLVKTDFYNPMLYLGTRYEGSLNYNYEWFIFDQIIFSNNFVRIYDNDLLYEKSDIYNDFYLTEYDGKFKGNPFRTYAGKNYLGGYSDHFPVYTILTATVKN, from the coding sequence ATGGAGGATACATCCGCTTCCGCGAAAGCGCAAACCAAAAAAATAAAATGTGCCATAGGTTTTTACAATCTTGAAAACCTTTTTGACACAAAAAATGACCCCGCAACACTAGATGACGACTTTACACCAGGTGGTTTTAAGGAGTGGAACTCTTATAAGTTTGACAAAAAAGTTAAAAAACTGGCTAAGGTTATTTCTAAAATAGGAAAAAAAGAGACTACGACATCACCAAGCTTACTAGGCGTGGCAGAGGTAGAAAACAAGGCTGTATTAAAAGCACTAATAAAAACCAGTAAGCTTGATGACGAAGGGTATAGCATTGTGCACTATGACTCTCCAGATGAGCGTGGTATAGATGTAGCACTTCTATACAAGAAGAAAGATTTTACGGTACATAAGAGTGAGGCCGTCACATTATATCTAGAGACAGAGGAGGGAGATCGTGATTATACCAGAGATATTTTATACGTGCAAGGTAACTTGCTAGGTACGGAGGTACATATACTTGTAAATCACTGGCCATCTCGACGTAGAGGAGCAAATGAAACTTCTCACAAACGCATAAAAGCCGCTCAAAAAAATCGAGAACTTATAGACAATCTTGTCGTACAAAATCCAGAAGCAAGGGTGATTATAATGGGTGACTTTAATGATGGACCACACAGTGAGAGCATAAAAAAACACCTGGTTAAAACTGACTTTTACAACCCGATGCTTTATCTCGGGACGAGATATGAGGGTAGTCTTAATTATAATTATGAGTGGTTCATCTTTGATCAAATTATCTTTTCAAACAACTTTGTGCGTATTTATGACAATGACCTTCTTTATGAGAAGTCTGACATTTATAATGATTTTTATCTCACAGAGTACGATGGGAAGTTTAAAGGTAATCCCTTTAGAACATATGCTGGTAAAAACTACCTGGGTGGTTATAGTGACCACTTCCCTGTCTATACAATTTTAACGGCAACTGTTAAAAACTAG
- a CDS encoding choice-of-anchor L domain-containing protein: MKRLLLSLLWLIPSALFSQITVDESLTTQQLVEDILINASCAGTENFIQSTGTDFASVNGVGAFNANGSNFPFEAGVVLSSGSVSTAPGPNLTTQSNGGAAWPGDTDLENFTGATATNNASFIQFDFTPFTEQLSFDFLMASEEYNQNFECTFTDAFAFILTDNDTGTSVNLAVLPGTNTPIEVTNIRPEVPNNCTAVNEEFFGQYNFLPFNDENTAATNFNGQTVELTASTTVVPGNSYTIKLVVADQTDSLFDIAVFIEAGSFNVTNTDLGEDLLVENGLASCEGDPVTLDATDPDAETYTWLLNDVVITGETASTLIVTEPGEYSVVVTLTDLPDCEVRDDITVEFISEPAVNIDDVVSCMGETETLDTGLPASTTTFVWSLDGTVITGETGPSISATASGNYTVQAIFDAGCTYTDDAIATFNLAPIVDLGEDINSCLEDAVTLDGSPSNVDPDGSTYEWFLNGTLITGETSTTLEATAPGVYEVFVTFEGCVGTDTLTINQANEDGSSCNINDLCPDALPLVCGDTVTGTTVGSTSTGEPGTCGTGPGAPGNYYTFTGTGELIQLAMCNSTYDTKLQVFTGICDALTCVDGNDDSCGLQSEVDFLSVEGVEYTIYVFGFGSSIGDYELTVTCIEAPLGCLDAEELLCGDTATGTIVGAPATDVPLEDCGNIGAGDSPGVWFTFTGTGDSTEFSLLDSTFDTGLQIYSGSCEELICVEGNDDFGGTEQSKVEFVTTVGTEYLIYVYGENGATGGFELSIECTPPATCDDIEPLCSQEGLIFENTSDGSSAQDGIDYECLFSQPNPNWFYLEIGQEGDIDLEIVQNTAFDADGNPTGTELDVDFIAWGPFDSPDNACENLNPSTSVDCSFSAAAVETFTIPDAQVGEVYILLITNFNGSSGFISVGQTGGDGNTNCSIVCPDFDIDLGDDQSVCDVSSIELTATLSGSNTANPSYEWSTGETTPSITVTETGVYEVIVTVDDCSESQIVNIEFGSTPVIELGNDFDTCFEDAIFLDASPSNIDPSQVTYQWFQDGVELPDTSSSIEIVELGNYEVVVSDNGCVATDSILITGSILDVQLIDNFQTCPNELQTLTATTDAAGVSFQWFVNGTVIDGATSATYDVILPSTTVGTQTFTVEITRGVCSGTAQVDVTLYEVGNCVISEGLSPSGSPGFNDTLDLRFLSDRSGITSLQIYNRLGTLVFEQDSYTNEWRGQTDAGDDLPTGTYFYVISLEREDPTYGTQATGWIYLNQE, translated from the coding sequence ATGAAGAGACTTTTACTTTCCCTACTTTGGCTTATCCCTTCGGCATTATTTTCACAAATTACTGTAGACGAATCACTAACAACACAACAACTCGTAGAAGATATTCTCATAAACGCCTCTTGTGCAGGAACTGAGAACTTTATACAAAGTACAGGTACAGATTTTGCATCTGTAAATGGCGTGGGTGCTTTTAATGCAAATGGTAGCAACTTCCCCTTTGAAGCGGGAGTAGTACTAAGTTCTGGTAGCGTATCTACGGCACCAGGCCCTAACCTTACTACGCAAAGCAACGGTGGGGCAGCCTGGCCAGGAGATACAGACTTAGAAAACTTTACTGGTGCAACGGCAACAAATAACGCTTCATTTATACAGTTTGATTTTACTCCTTTTACTGAGCAATTGAGCTTTGATTTCTTAATGGCATCAGAAGAATATAATCAAAATTTTGAGTGCACATTTACAGATGCATTTGCATTTATCTTAACTGATAATGATACTGGCACCTCTGTAAATCTAGCAGTGCTTCCAGGTACAAACACTCCAATAGAAGTGACAAACATAAGACCTGAAGTACCTAATAATTGTACTGCAGTAAATGAAGAGTTTTTTGGGCAGTACAACTTCCTTCCTTTTAATGATGAAAACACAGCTGCAACAAACTTTAATGGTCAAACTGTCGAGCTTACCGCATCTACCACAGTAGTACCGGGAAATTCATACACTATTAAACTTGTGGTAGCAGACCAAACAGATAGTCTTTTTGACATTGCAGTATTTATTGAGGCTGGTAGTTTTAACGTTACAAATACAGATCTAGGTGAAGATTTACTCGTTGAAAATGGCCTTGCATCTTGTGAAGGAGACCCTGTTACTCTAGATGCTACAGATCCAGATGCAGAAACTTATACCTGGTTGCTTAACGACGTAGTTATAACTGGAGAAACAGCATCAACACTAATTGTTACTGAGCCTGGTGAATATAGCGTAGTAGTAACTCTTACAGATTTACCAGATTGTGAAGTACGAGACGATATAACAGTCGAGTTTATTTCTGAACCTGCAGTAAATATTGATGATGTAGTTTCTTGTATGGGAGAAACCGAAACTTTAGACACAGGCCTACCCGCAAGTACAACAACATTTGTTTGGAGTCTAGATGGAACTGTTATAACAGGGGAAACAGGACCATCTATAAGCGCAACAGCATCAGGAAATTATACAGTACAAGCTATTTTTGATGCTGGATGTACCTATACAGATGATGCTATTGCTACTTTTAACCTAGCGCCTATTGTAGACCTTGGGGAAGACATCAATAGTTGTCTTGAAGATGCTGTCACTCTAGATGGATCTCCATCTAATGTAGACCCTGACGGATCAACTTATGAATGGTTTTTAAACGGGACTCTTATAACGGGAGAGACCTCTACCACACTAGAAGCGACTGCCCCAGGAGTGTATGAAGTTTTTGTAACCTTTGAAGGGTGTGTTGGGACCGATACATTAACAATTAATCAAGCTAACGAGGATGGCTCTAGTTGTAATATAAATGATTTATGTCCAGATGCCCTACCACTAGTATGTGGAGACACTGTAACAGGAACAACTGTAGGATCTACCTCAACTGGTGAGCCTGGAACTTGTGGAACAGGTCCTGGAGCTCCAGGAAACTACTATACATTTACTGGAACAGGAGAGCTTATACAACTAGCAATGTGTAACTCTACATATGATACAAAACTCCAAGTATTCACAGGTATCTGTGACGCTTTAACTTGTGTAGATGGAAACGATGATTCTTGCGGTCTACAATCTGAAGTAGACTTTCTTTCTGTAGAAGGTGTAGAATATACAATTTATGTTTTTGGATTTGGATCAAGCATAGGAGATTATGAGCTTACTGTCACCTGTATTGAAGCTCCTCTAGGTTGCCTTGATGCCGAAGAACTACTTTGTGGTGATACCGCTACTGGAACTATAGTTGGAGCGCCAGCAACAGATGTTCCATTAGAAGATTGTGGAAATATAGGTGCAGGAGACTCTCCAGGAGTCTGGTTTACATTTACTGGTACGGGTGATAGCACTGAATTTAGTTTACTTGACTCAACATTTGATACTGGCTTACAGATTTATTCTGGCTCTTGTGAAGAGCTCATATGTGTAGAGGGTAATGACGATTTTGGTGGCACAGAGCAATCTAAAGTTGAGTTTGTTACAACTGTAGGTACAGAATATTTAATCTATGTGTATGGAGAAAATGGCGCTACTGGTGGTTTTGAATTATCTATAGAATGTACTCCACCTGCAACTTGTGATGATATTGAACCACTATGTAGTCAAGAGGGCCTCATTTTTGAAAATACTTCTGATGGATCTTCGGCTCAAGATGGCATTGATTATGAGTGTTTATTTTCTCAACCTAACCCTAACTGGTTTTACCTTGAAATAGGTCAAGAAGGTGATATAGACTTAGAAATTGTTCAAAACACAGCTTTTGACGCAGATGGCAACCCTACAGGCACTGAACTAGATGTAGATTTTATAGCTTGGGGACCATTTGACAGTCCAGATAACGCCTGTGAGAACTTAAATCCAAGTACAAGTGTAGATTGTAGCTTCTCTGCAGCCGCTGTTGAGACATTTACAATTCCTGACGCTCAAGTTGGTGAGGTTTACATACTTCTCATTACGAATTTTAATGGATCAAGCGGATTTATAAGTGTAGGTCAAACCGGTGGTGATGGAAATACCAACTGTAGTATTGTATGTCCAGATTTTGATATAGACCTAGGTGATGACCAATCTGTTTGTGACGTAAGTTCTATAGAGCTCACTGCAACGCTTTCTGGAAGCAATACAGCAAACCCTTCTTATGAGTGGAGCACTGGAGAAACAACACCTTCCATTACTGTTACAGAAACTGGTGTTTATGAAGTCATTGTTACTGTAGATGATTGTTCTGAGAGTCAAATTGTAAATATTGAGTTTGGATCAACACCTGTTATAGAATTAGGAAACGATTTTGACACTTGTTTTGAAGATGCTATTTTCTTAGATGCAAGCCCTTCTAATATAGATCCATCACAAGTAACTTATCAATGGTTTCAAGACGGTGTAGAATTACCAGACACTTCCTCATCAATTGAGATTGTAGAGCTTGGCAATTATGAAGTTGTTGTTTCAGATAATGGTTGTGTTGCTACAGATAGCATACTTATTACAGGTAGCATTCTTGATGTACAGCTTATAGACAACTTCCAAACTTGTCCTAATGAATTACAAACTCTGACTGCCACAACAGACGCAGCTGGAGTTAGTTTCCAGTGGTTTGTAAATGGAACTGTAATAGATGGCGCTACAAGTGCTACCTATGACGTTATATTACCATCTACTACTGTAGGTACCCAAACCTTTACTGTAGAAATAACTAGAGGGGTTTGCTCTGGCACTGCACAGGTAGATGTGACTCTATATGAGGTAGGAAATTGTGTTATTTCCGAAGGTCTTTCTCCATCTGGATCACCTGGCTTCAATGATACACTTGATTTACGCTTCCTTTCTGACAGATCTGGAATAACCAGTCTACAAATATATAACCGCCTAGGGACTTTAGTATTTGAACAAGACTCATATACAAATGAGTGGAGAGGACAGACTGATGCAGGTGATGACTTACCTACAGGAACTTACTTTTACGTAATCTCACTTGAAAGAGAAGATCCAACTTATGGAACTCAAGCTACAGGGTGGATTTACTTAAATCAAGAATAA
- a CDS encoding type IX secretion system membrane protein PorP/SprF, with the protein MKKLLLLTLILSLFYIDESVAQQDPQYTQYMYNMNVVNPAYAGLKEGLAINLLYRNQWSSLDGSPETFTLAAHSPISEKVGLGISLIRDELGPVRETNAYADFSYTIDVSDDFKLALGVKAGATFHEVGLVDLELQDPGDAFFSQNINQTYPNVGTGAFLYSDKFYVGLSVPNLLNSVHLDTNELKIGSETNHYFITSGYVFQVSDNIKLKPSVMVKSAFDAPVSFDANVNALFLEKFELGVSYRYDDSFSGIVGFQATPEFRIGYAYDAVTSEINNIAPSSHEIIITYNILRNKKALRSPRYF; encoded by the coding sequence ATGAAGAAACTACTATTACTAACGCTAATTTTAAGTCTATTTTATATAGATGAGTCTGTTGCTCAACAAGACCCACAGTATACACAGTATATGTATAATATGAATGTGGTAAATCCAGCCTATGCTGGCCTTAAAGAAGGTCTTGCAATAAACCTATTATATAGAAACCAATGGTCAAGCTTAGACGGATCACCAGAAACTTTCACCCTAGCAGCTCACTCTCCAATATCAGAAAAAGTAGGCCTAGGAATATCACTTATAAGAGATGAGTTAGGCCCCGTAAGAGAAACTAACGCTTATGCAGACTTTTCTTATACCATAGATGTAAGTGACGATTTTAAGCTTGCTTTAGGTGTTAAAGCTGGGGCAACCTTTCACGAGGTAGGCCTTGTAGACCTCGAACTTCAAGACCCTGGAGATGCGTTTTTCTCGCAAAACATTAATCAAACGTATCCCAACGTAGGGACCGGAGCTTTCTTATACAGCGATAAGTTTTATGTAGGACTCTCTGTACCTAATTTACTTAACTCTGTTCATCTAGATACTAATGAACTAAAAATAGGCTCTGAGACTAATCACTACTTTATAACTTCGGGATATGTTTTTCAAGTTTCAGATAATATAAAACTCAAACCATCTGTAATGGTTAAATCTGCATTTGACGCACCAGTTTCCTTTGATGCAAATGTAAATGCCCTCTTTCTAGAAAAATTTGAACTAGGTGTCTCTTACCGTTATGATGATTCATTTAGTGGGATAGTAGGTTTTCAAGCAACACCAGAGTTTAGAATAGGGTATGCTTATGATGCAGTTACTTCTGAGATAAATAACATAGCCCCATCCTCACACGAGATCATTATAACCTACAACATACTACGTAATAAAAAAGCATTACGTTCACCTAGATACTTCTAA
- a CDS encoding OmpA family protein: MKKFYLYILLLIFTATGAVAQNKDTKKADGLFEKLAYTEAITEYTKLIEKGKADKYVYAQLAESYAILGDTKKAVSFYKRAIKGKSAKLTPDLMYKYAQALKAEGNAADYKTWMQKFTQAKPNDSRSASFLKNSNYLSQLLSQEPAYTVTNAGALNTSYADYGSAVSNNTLYFASARNTNRKKHNLNDEPFLDIYTATLDGSKLGTASLLTGDVNTKYHEGKVAISPDGKRMYFDRNDYYKGSLDKDETGVNQINLYTAEKVGGKWVNIQSAPFNSDEFSTGHPAISPDGNTLYFSSDRPGGKGGSDLYMVTVNKDGTFGTPTALKNQINTEGTEVFPFIAQDGTLYFSSDGHIGMGGLDVFMSESKGANTYTIPQNAGPGINSPADDFSIYINQDTDTGFISSNRAGGKGGDDIYILGQLPPCDVDVALTVVNPAGEGIDKALVVVNNNKDNTSESDTATTTGKYLYQSKCNRTYTITASADGYKEAIQNITVGKSGVNQTITLEPIIDQVVVTETEVVLNPIYFDFDKSNIRPSAAAELDRLVNVMMQYPTMVISAESHTDIRGSESYNKNLSQRRANSMRDYVVSKGINASRISSIGKGESEPAIACGSNCTEDEHQLNRRSVFKIVTR; the protein is encoded by the coding sequence ATGAAGAAGTTTTACCTATATATATTGCTCCTTATTTTTACAGCTACAGGAGCCGTAGCACAAAACAAAGACACAAAGAAAGCAGATGGTCTGTTTGAGAAACTTGCTTATACCGAGGCTATAACTGAATACACCAAACTTATAGAAAAGGGAAAAGCAGACAAATATGTATATGCACAACTCGCCGAAAGCTATGCAATACTAGGCGATACAAAAAAAGCAGTTTCTTTTTACAAAAGAGCTATTAAAGGAAAAAGCGCAAAGCTCACACCAGATCTTATGTATAAGTATGCTCAAGCTCTTAAGGCAGAGGGTAACGCAGCAGACTATAAAACTTGGATGCAAAAATTTACTCAGGCAAAACCCAATGATTCTAGATCTGCTAGTTTTTTAAAGAATTCTAATTATCTAAGCCAGCTTTTAAGTCAAGAGCCTGCTTATACCGTAACAAATGCCGGAGCTTTAAATACAAGTTATGCAGACTATGGGAGTGCGGTAAGTAACAACACACTTTACTTTGCTAGTGCTAGAAATACAAATCGCAAAAAACATAATCTAAATGACGAACCCTTTTTAGATATATATACAGCGACACTAGACGGATCAAAATTAGGAACAGCCTCTTTACTAACAGGTGACGTAAATACAAAGTATCACGAGGGCAAAGTAGCGATCTCTCCAGATGGAAAACGTATGTATTTTGACCGCAATGACTATTATAAAGGAAGTCTAGATAAGGATGAGACTGGAGTTAACCAGATTAATCTCTATACTGCAGAAAAGGTAGGAGGAAAATGGGTTAATATACAATCTGCCCCATTTAACAGTGATGAGTTCTCAACCGGTCATCCGGCAATTAGTCCAGATGGTAACACACTATATTTTTCGAGTGATAGACCTGGCGGAAAAGGAGGGTCAGATTTATATATGGTTACTGTAAATAAAGATGGAACATTTGGCACACCTACCGCGCTTAAAAACCAAATCAACACAGAGGGTACAGAAGTATTTCCTTTTATAGCTCAAGATGGCACACTATATTTCTCAAGTGATGGTCATATAGGTATGGGTGGCCTTGACGTATTTATGTCAGAAAGTAAGGGTGCAAACACGTATACTATTCCTCAAAATGCAGGTCCAGGGATAAATAGCCCAGCAGACGACTTTTCAATATATATAAACCAAGATACAGATACAGGTTTTATCTCTTCAAACCGTGCCGGTGGTAAAGGAGGAGATGACATTTATATATTAGGACAACTACCTCCTTGTGATGTAGATGTTGCTCTCACAGTAGTAAATCCAGCTGGAGAGGGTATAGATAAAGCTCTTGTCGTTGTAAATAACAATAAAGATAACACAAGTGAATCTGACACTGCTACAACAACGGGTAAATACCTTTACCAGTCTAAATGTAATCGCACATACACAATAACTGCGAGTGCAGATGGCTATAAAGAAGCAATTCAAAACATTACGGTAGGTAAATCTGGTGTTAACCAGACTATAACGCTGGAACCTATTATAGATCAAGTAGTCGTTACAGAAACAGAGGTTGTTTTAAATCCTATTTATTTTGATTTTGACAAGTCTAACATACGTCCATCTGCGGCAGCAGAGCTAGATAGACTTGTGAACGTTATGATGCAATATCCTACAATGGTAATAAGTGCAGAGTCACACACAGATATACGTGGGTCTGAATCTTATAACAAGAACTTATCGCAACGTCGTGCAAACTCAATGCGAGATTATGTAGTAAGCAAAGGTATAAATGCTAGCCGCATCTCAAGTATAGGAAAAGGAGAGTCTGAGCCTGCTATCGCTTGCGGTTCAAACTGTACAGAAGATGAACATCAACTTAACAGACGCTCTGTCTTTAAGATAGTCACTAGATAA
- a CDS encoding DUF5689 domain-containing protein, producing MKTIKLTHVFAAIFALLTITSCVQDDDFSTPDLTATDPVLDGEVISVSALRNLFLQEGETVDLTESTQYVEGFVISSDESGNWFEEIIIQDNATAPTAGVRILIDESPLFTYYEIGRKIFVKLGGLHLGESNGVLTLGVTNNLEKIPAPLQFDYLQRSATVETILPVETTISNLSEDLENIFIKLTDVQFAKEEVIDQSLTYAGEPLDEFDGERTIFSCATEQTLILSTSTFANFKSIALPTGRGSISGVLTRNFFGEDFNLAINDRNDVVFDQVERCDPVEIDCGVADAAGSTILFEDFFETQATNSPISGNGWTNYQQEGSETWEAYSSGGQNASLGISARVGSFQSGDDATIAWLITPMLDLQANTGETLQFMTSNSFSDGSTLDLLFSSDWDGTEATIATATWDVLPAGVIVDDGDFFGDWIDSGIVDLSCIESNGYVAFRYSGSGDADFDGTFELDEIQINAN from the coding sequence ATGAAAACAATAAAATTAACCCACGTCTTTGCAGCCATATTTGCGTTGCTTACTATTACTAGTTGTGTGCAAGATGATGATTTTAGCACACCAGATCTTACCGCAACAGATCCTGTTCTTGATGGTGAAGTAATCTCTGTTTCTGCACTTAGAAACTTATTTCTTCAAGAAGGAGAAACGGTAGACCTTACAGAGTCTACACAGTATGTAGAGGGATTTGTGATAAGCAGTGATGAGTCTGGTAACTGGTTTGAAGAAATCATTATACAAGACAACGCTACAGCACCTACTGCAGGAGTACGTATCTTAATAGACGAGAGCCCGTTATTTACATATTATGAGATAGGGCGTAAGATATTTGTAAAATTAGGAGGTCTTCACCTTGGTGAAAGTAACGGTGTGTTAACACTGGGAGTCACAAACAACCTTGAGAAGATACCAGCTCCACTACAATTTGATTACTTACAGCGATCTGCAACGGTAGAGACTATTCTTCCTGTAGAGACCACCATCTCAAACCTAAGTGAAGACTTAGAAAACATTTTTATAAAACTTACAGATGTTCAGTTTGCAAAAGAAGAAGTGATTGATCAAAGTCTTACTTATGCAGGTGAGCCACTAGACGAGTTTGATGGAGAGCGCACTATCTTTAGTTGTGCGACAGAGCAAACACTTATTTTAAGCACAAGTACCTTTGCAAATTTCAAGTCTATAGCGCTTCCTACGGGACGCGGAAGTATTTCTGGAGTACTTACTCGTAATTTCTTTGGAGAAGACTTTAATCTTGCTATAAACGACAGAAATGACGTAGTTTTTGATCAAGTAGAGCGTTGTGATCCGGTAGAGATAGATTGTGGTGTGGCAGATGCGGCAGGAAGTACAATTCTTTTTGAAGATTTCTTTGAGACACAAGCTACAAATAGCCCAATATCTGGAAATGGATGGACTAACTACCAGCAAGAAGGGTCAGAAACTTGGGAGGCATACTCTAGTGGAGGTCAAAACGCCTCTTTAGGTATTTCTGCAAGAGTAGGGTCTTTCCAGTCTGGAGATGATGCCACTATCGCTTGGTTAATCACACCTATGCTAGATCTTCAAGCTAATACTGGTGAGACACTTCAGTTTATGACTTCAAACAGTTTTTCAGACGGTAGTACGCTTGACCTTCTTTTCTCTAGTGATTGGGATGGTACTGAGGCTACTATCGCAACAGCCACTTGGGATGTTTTACCTGCAGGAGTGATTGTAGATGATGGAGATTTCTTTGGAGACTGGATAGACTCTGGTATTGTAGATCTTTCTTGTATTGAGTCTAACGGTTATGTTGCTTTTAGATACAGCGGGTCTGGTGATGCAGATTTTGACGGTACTTTTGAGCTTGACGAGATACAGATCAATGCAAACTAA